The DNA window TTGCTGTGAAGGTTGACAAATTTGCGAGATTTCAAAATGAAGCCAGCTCAATCTCAAAGGTCCTTTAGTTagtctctttttatttcctttatttttgctttgtcttgATCAATTCAAAATTTGCAGAAATCCCAGACTAAACTGCGTGACCTTCAGGGCTTACTTAAGCTACCTTGGCCTGTTTTCTCCTGTGGGGAAGAGAAACAGTCATAGGGTCTCCTTCAATCCCAACATTCTCATTCTAAGGGTAAACCTAACGTCCCCTTTTTATCTGTGAAAAATACTGTCGACTCCCAAGTCCTACGTAGCAGGAACATATATCCCCACAGTGATTCATAAATACCCCCAGCCCTTCTGGGGAGAATCTCTCTTGGGAAAAACAAAGAATCCCCCgtcaaaatttagaaaataaataaatggagtctCTCCCATCCCCAGGAGCAGCAGTTAAGTGTATAGAGTGTGATACGGGCAGAAGCTTCTGAATTTCCCCATTCCACACGTCAAGCAGCCTGAATTCAATCTTtaccagattttttattttatttttattttttgctatgttttagcTTTGTCCCTCTAGGAGAGAAAGGCCTTCTATTCCATGAATCATCCCTTTTCGTAAATGTTCCTTCTTCAACTGAGGAACTCTGGAGCTGtgttaatttcttaaaatcttcTTTCGTCTTTGCATTGTTTGAAAAAGGCACACAGCAAAAACCTACGTGGGAATGGTTTCTCTTTGCGCCTTGGGCATTTGCACTGTGCCCACACCCTTCCTtataggcaagaaaagaaaactgcagggcTCCAGGCCCGTCTCCATCTTGAGATGGCTCCAGAGCCTTTGTGCTTACTCCTCTCTTCACCCAGCTGAGCGGGCTGTGGCGCTTCAGGTTTTGCAGCAGCCTCTGCAGCAGCGGGTACACACCCCTTCCCTTGCAACGCAGAGCAAGGCTTCTAGCCTGATGGTCTACTTGATTGTCTAAACCACAGGTAAATGGTTTCCTgtgcatttctcaaaataagtgttgagcaaaggaaatgaaagcaaCCAGTTTAATAGTGATCAACAATTTTCCCTACCCCTCCGCTTCAAAGAGGGTATTTTCGTAAGTCGGTtttgagagaaaaatgtttttaacttctTGGACATTTGCATTGTAAAATTTAGCTTTGCAGAACATTCAGTGAACTAAAAGCCTTCTTAAATGCTGTTTCGGCTTAATTggtgcttatttaaaaaaaattctccacCCTTCCCTACAGAACCGAGGAATCCATTAAGGACCTTATAGAATGGCAAATCTTTTTTAACTCTTAAAAAATTGATGTTGTTTCCGTCTTTCCGCAGCAAGGACTTTGCTTTTACCCATCAGCGAAAATAACTTCCGATGATTGAGAAGTTATCAAGGACTTCAAGACctaaatgtgagtcaattaattCCTGCTGGATTTAAACTTAGTACAAATCTCACCTGTGTCCTGCTAGTGTCCTTTAAACCCAAAAGATCGAATAAGTATCTTTTAAATCCAAAGATTATTCAAACTAAGAGgactcaataaatttaaaatcatgttcACTAATGGTTAACTGTATTTATTAAAGCAATTGTAAGTATTGAACTCTAATATAGAAACCGGCCATTAGAAAATGAGTAAGCAAAAGTCCTAAATTCCTTAACGCAGCtgctaaaaatgtaatttttactcGTCTATGTTAATACTAGCACTTGGTTAAATAACCAAGTTCCATTTGATGCCTGAAATAAGTTACTGTGCTGTAAATTATCACCTTTTCTTGAGCACGTGCAATAAATGCAATGTCAGCTTATCAAAACCCGTTAAGaactgcaaatatatttttattaaagttctCATACAACTCATACTAGGAATTCAATCAGCCTGAGAAAATGATCACCTAGTATAATAGACAAGGTATTTTGCATACCTGGGTGAAACCCATTTCTATGCCATAAGGTAATTTATCCAGTCACCAGATGCTTGTCCCTCCCCTGTGGACCAAGAGGTAGGCCTCTTTGCAAAGGTTTCTTCCGCGATCCTTCCAGAGACCAAACAGACACACCAGctaagtttttaaactttttatttgcatattaaaaaaattGTGCATTCCGATAATTAAAATcatttgaacaaaaaaaaaaaatggcactctGATTAAACTGCATTACAGCCTGCAGGACACCTTGGGCCAGCTTGGTTTTACTCTAGATTTCACTGTCGTCCCACCCCCACTTCTTCCACCCCACTTCTTCCTTCACCAACATGCAAGTTCTTTCCTTCCCTGCCAGCCAGATAAGACAGATAGGAGAGGCAGGCGCGGCCTTCGTTGTCAGTAGTTCTTTGATGTGAAAGGGGCAGCACAGTCATTTAAACTTGATCCAACCTCTTTGcatcttacaaagttaaacagctaaaagaagtaaaataagaaGGCAATGCTTGTGGAATGTACAGTGCATATTGGCGGCGCACGCCTCATTACGATTCGCCTGCTTGCTTCTCCTGTTCAATCGCtgtgaccagaaaaaaaaaaaaaaaatggagggagATGATTAAGGGATTCAGTACAGACTACTATAAAGGGCTTTCATTTAAAGCATCTTTTCAAATCAAACATTCTGCAAGGTATTccataatggaataaaatatgtatattgaaTATACTAAATAGAAGTACATTTTAACGGacaaatgtgtttttatattaatatggCATATTAAATATTCCATAACTAAATTACTAAAGCcctgtgtttgttggctgcaaaACCATTTTTAATTAACCTTTGCAAGCCACATTCATCAGCTGTCGGCTCTTCCCCCGCACTCCCCCCTCCCGAATTCTTCCCGCGGCCCCTCCCAGCCTCCCGCCCTCCCGCCGGCCGCTCCCACCCAGCCTTTCTAAAGATGGGGGTGGGTCGGAGCTTACTTTCTTTGGAAGGCAGTGGATTTTTCTCTTGCGtctctgtcttcttcagtttcGACTTATCGAATTTCTCGATCTCAGCCATATCGGGTTTGTCAGACATGGTTGCGGAGGAAAAGCTGCGGGGAACAAGCCAAGAGCGAGCGTGAGGAAGAGCCACCCACCCCAGTGTCTCTGGGCTGCGAACTGCGCTTCTGCCCTGCGACCCGCAGCCTGAAAACCCTTCTCGCCCTCCTTCCGCTGCCGTTCCACACTCACGAGCTTCCTCTTTCTACAGAAAAAGGGGCGACACCCCCCGCGCCCCTCCTCCCCCTATTTCAAAACGCTGGGGGCCAAAGAGGGCGGATGCCTCTCAAAGCCGAAGCTTGCAGAATAAAGGAAATTGACCAATGCGAATTGTTCATTACAGCGTTTAAAATTAAAGGCTGGCTAGGACAAGGAAATAGGAAAGCCACTTCCGAATTCAAGTGGGAAAAATCGGCAAGAATTCTTAAAATGGAACCCAGGTAGCAAAAGCGTTTCCTTTTTCTAGCCGCGGACTCTCCGCAAAGGATGCGGGCCGGATCTGGCTTTCTCGTCCTCTCACAAAGGCGGCGGCCGCCGCTGGAGCTTCCGACCACCGCCCTACCCGCTTCCTCGCCCGCGCCACAAAGCAGCCCCGCACACAAAGCGACTGCCGCGCGCCCCGAAGCCGGTCTTGCCTGCTCTCCCGGCAATTCGGCATCCCTGGCACACATGTCTCTGCAAGAAGGACTGTGAAAATGTCATAGCACAGCCCCACCGCCGCCAGGCTGCACAGATGCAGCCCGCGCAGCCGTCCGAGGCTGGGAGGAGGCGCGGGGCTCGGGAGATGAACCTCAGAACAAAGGACCTGTCTGTtctcccccatctcagcctcccaggcaacGCACAATACGTTTGCGGGTAAACACTAAGAAATTTTTAAGGTCCCCTCCGAGCAGCACGGCAAAACGCCAGTTTTTCGGTTTTGTTCTTAAATCATCGATTTTCCCACCCCATTACCCAGCATCTAGGGTGTTTCGCATCCCCCCAGCTCCCCCAAAGCAGCTTTCCCCGGGAGAACCACTCCGGCTCGGCTTTAGGAAATGCCTTCACAGGGAAGCGGATGATGAAAGGGCGAGCACCGTGGgaaggggactgaggcaggaaggcaggaggaggaaggaggcaggggcCCTGGGGCTCACCGGAGCGAGGCGCACGAAAACGAGCGAAGTCTGGTCTGCGCAGTGGCCACCACCGAGTTGTCGGGCGGGGTGCGGCGGGCGCCGCTTTATGGGCGCTCCTATGTAAATGAGGTGATGTCACCCGCCGGCCCGCTTAACTCCTTCGCGCCGCGTCTCGGAACGGCATCCGGGGACCTGCCAGGCTTTTGGggagccccacccccacccgcgGTCCACTAGTGCACCCTAACCACAACATGgcgaaaaaaataaatgagcaaagcACGTTCCAACACTTCCTTCATAACACATTTTCCCCTTTTACGTTTATTTCATTACGATGAGTTTTTGCAACAGCAGCGCAAAAATTGCTCTTGGGGACCAGTGCATAATAACTAAGGGTCGGGGTGGCACCTAGGGTGACAGGCGTTCTTTTATTGCGAAACTGCCTTTGTCTACTGTGGACATCTCCACACAAGGGCGCGGGGTCTCTCGCTGGAGAGCCTGGCCGGCTGCAGGGGTACGATTCCTGTGACTCAGCTTTCAGACCAGTGGAGGGCATGCGCCCCACCCCGGGCCTCTTTGTCTTCCTCGCTGGCGTTCCTCTTGCCTTGGGTGGGACGTAAAGCACCCTTAAgtgattttaaaagagaaagtttcATCACTGTAACATCCATATTGTTTCATCAGCGTAATTTTTGTGAGCACTCAACAGTAATATTTGCTGGGTGTAGGGTAATTTGTCTGGAGTTTATAGGGTAAAACACCTCCCTCTTAGCAGAATAAGTCAAGCTCAAGCTCTGCCATTGATTCCTTTACTGCCTGGCAATGAGGAAGTTCTTtatcttcctcttccttattttcataaattataaaagtGATGGCTAAGGAGGCCTGCGTTGAATTCCAAAGACGACAGTTACATTATCTCTAACGTCTTAAGGTgaaattcaaaaatcaaattatattttcaaggGAGCGTTTCCACCACTAGAACATCTCTGAAGTGCATCTGCATCTGGAAATATAAGAGATTCGGGTAGAGGGAAGCAGTTTTCAAAATGGCACCTGACTCTGTGAATACCAGTGACCCACTTGCTACTGAAAATTAGTTACAAATACCATGCCACGCGCCTGCAAATGGCGTGTGAAAGGAAAAAGACTCGCCGGTTATAAAGAGGCCTAGCTGTGATTATTTCTAAGAAACAAGGCAGTGtgcaaaatattccttctccttttccgTGGCCTGGGGAAATGTTTCTAGAAACCCCTTGCTAATCATTTTTATGGCACAGGCTTTTGTCTCACTGGGGATTAGAGTCAACCTTATATATAGACCCTTGAATGCCACTGCCAGCAGCTCGGACTTCCCCGTTTCTTCATCTACTTGACTTCCTTTTTCCTGCGGAGGAAGGAGGTGGGGGTGAGCAGGGGCAGGTGACCGTCTGGTTCCCTAGTTAATGCTCTGCTGGGTGGCTGCCTTCCTGGCCTCCGAATGGGGCACTGGACCTGTTCGTGCATGCACCGAATGTCACCTGTCTGGTATCAGTCCCCCCGCCCCTGTTCCATGTTGGGAGTCCACTTTATCGTTGAAACACAGAAAAGATATTGCAGAGTGCCTTTAGCTGGCAGCTGCTGTTGTACCGACACCGTTTCCGCAGGTTCTGTGATTCCATTTCCCCTCACCCAGCTGCTGTCGAAAATCATTTCTTTCCTCCCAATGTCTCCTGATGACAAAGGAGTGCCACTACCTTCTCCTGGCTTCTTCTCCCAAAGGCCTTTCCTCAGAAAGAGTTAGGCCTCACTGAAGCAATTCTCCAAAGGAGATGGACGAATGCAAACTTGGAAATGTCTGGAGAAGTTTTCCAGTGCAGTAGCAAGCAGCCTTCCACTGTGCTGAGACGCTGATAGAGGGCAGGTGGGAACAGCGAGGAAGAGAAACAGATGACTGCTTAAAGGAAAAGAGTTCCCATGATTGGGATTGACCTGCAAACgggtcaggagacagagagagacaggaaagggAAGGGTGGTGCAGATAcaaggaaatgcaaaccaaaggAATATTCTTAAAAGTTGCATGGCTGGCCATGTGAATGAATCTTTCTCTGCtggagttttctcatctgtaaaatgggttcaTTGCAACATGGCCCTCCcagggttgttgggaggattaaatgctTCAGACAGTGTGTGACAATTAGTAAGCTCTTTCTAttgttattattcatattatttaggATGGAAGgttgaggaaaaataataaaataattgtcttagtgtttagaattaaaatttttaggTGTCTTGGTATTTCTCCTATACagacatttatatattattgtatattatttctatataatatatatatatatattattattttcgcTTACAAAATGTTGATAGAAGATCTTTTGGTAGTTCTATAGCAAGTACAAAATGACGACTCCTGTCAGTTGATACTTTCTAAGAGTCAGGCATTGTAACAGaagttttacatttgttttttcctttcttccccaccGCCTTTCCATAAGAAgtttccagatggggaaactgaggcttagaaagccATCATTGGGTTACATCAGCTGGTAGCCACTCTGTTGTATATGCCAGGAGCATACAAAAGTCCTCCCTGCATCCTCTTAGTCTGTACCCGAGTATCACCAGGAAGAGTGTGAGGCGCTAGGCTGTTGTGCTTTCCAGTGTCTGGTGGATAGTGGTTGCTCAATAACAGTTCTCCCACTGCActgaattgattttcttttcttttctttttttgagacagagtctccctctgtcacccaggctggagtgcagtggtgcgatctccgctcactgcaacctccacctcccagattcaagccattctctgcctcagccttccatgaatttattttcttacatgagGGAGGTACTTGAACTCAGGTGTTGAACCTGTGACTCTAATTGCCTCGCTTTCTTCTCCCCAGATAATTAAATCCATTTAGTCTTAATACTCTAGATGTCAGAATGTTCCAGGGTCATTCCTGCCCCAGGCAGTTACATTTATATGTCTGTTAGTATGTGCCGGGCACAACTACCATTGAGGTAGAAGTTTTCGATACCAATTAAAAAGACAGAAGCATACAGGGGCAAAAGAACTGCCTACAACAGGTGCAGATGTTGTTCccagtgagaccccccccccccccccccccccccaaaaaaaatgcCTTGGGTGACTCCAGGTTGTATGGTGCACTCTGGCCTTGGGGCTCTCCAGTGAAAGATAAGTAGAGTCCACTTTGCCCCTGTCCTGTCTTCCTCATTTCACGGGCCACAGCGCCCCATGAAAAATGTGCCAACATTGCCTACATTGAAAGGCGGTTCCCCTCCAACCTTGTGCCCGGTGGAACCCGGAAAAGGTGTCAGGGGAtgcagttttattttgctttccaggGCGGTCCTGCGATAGAGTCGTAGCTATTTCTAACCGTGGAGAAGTTGGCTAGAAGTCTGAATTCATGAAAATGAGTTATATTAGTTTGAACCTATTTAATTTTGTGCCAAGAACTTaccagaagaagagaaggaagaggagggaggaacgGAAGAACAGGAACAAAGCTGAGCTCCCAACTCTTGCTTTCTCAAGCCCAGATCCCTTTGTCTGAGTTTCAGGGCCTCCTATCATCTGCCCCACCTGCCTGCACCCCACGTTCCCCTGTGGCCCCTGCAGTCTCCATCTCGTCTCCCTCACAGCGGAGCCCTCCTTCCACTGATTGGAATCTAAATCCCCTTAAAGACCCAGCCTAAGTACCCCCGTGAAtaacaggaaaaggaaaagagaaaggatattTAGTAGACTAGCTATATCTTGTACCTTCAGTTATAAGCCCTTTTAAACAATATCTGATTTCGTTCTCACCCTATGGAGTGAGTagtaatatccccattttactacTAAAGAAATTGAGGCTCCGAGAATTAAGCAATTTGCTCTTAATCAAAAGCCCAGGTCTGTCTACCAAGACTTTCCACTGAGGCCTATCTCTGCCTTTTCTTTAGTTGAAGTATCTTTCTCCAGGACTCCCACCCAGAAGGGCCCCACATGGTGCAAAGACAAGGGCGAGCAGGGGGTAGCAGGAAAGCAAAGAGGAGTGAAAGAACACCCTCGCCTGTGCTCAGTGCAGAGTGCTGTGCTGCTAATTGTTCTGTTTGCTTTATTGATCCAATGGAAACTTTACAgccaaaagaaatgtaaaagggGATCTCATTCAACCCAGTTTCCCTTCTGTGGCTTGAATTTTCCTCTACAACATCCCCTCCAAGTGGTTACTCAGCCTCCACACAGCCAGGGAACAATACAGAAGCAAAGAATCTTCGAGTTAACGCAGGGGGCAATGAGTAGCTTAGCTTGGCAGGCACTTGCGTAAAATGAGAGAAAGTGACAGGAAATAACGCTGGGAGCCAGGCAGGGGCCAGGTTGTACAATAATGATAGTAACAATCATGGCTGTAACCATAGCAGTAATAACAGCAAGTGCTTTCTGAGCGCTTTCCATATACTGGGGAGCTTTCCATGTAGTATTTCTTGAATCCTCACACAATCTTATGACAGTGGCACcgttattttcctcattttgcagatgagggaaTCCTAGAGGGATTAAATAACTTCCCCAAGAAAACACAATGCAAGCCAAAGATAGGATTTGAACTCTGACTGGCTGGCTCAGAAGCCGCCTCATTTAAACACTACTCTTCTCTAGAATCCTAAGGCCTTTTAAAGACTTTGTTCCATATGCCAGATAAGGGTGAAGTTATATTCTGTCTCAATCAACTGTCTAGCTTTTTCATCATGtagatgttttttctctttttctttttctttttttttttttaagaaacatgttctctctatgttgcccaggctggtctcaagttcctgggctcaagcaatccttccacctcggcctcccaaagtgctgggattacaggcgcgagccactgcacccagcctacatcaTGAAGACATTTAAACACAGATATCGTAATAATGTTATATACAGTGAAATTTTCCCTGCCccaattttcaaattatttcattacagAAATTCAATCTGCTCTTTTTCCTCCTGCTGCATGGCCAAGGCACTGGCAATAAAGATAATTTGTATCCTGAACCGTTGGTAGTTTTCCTCAGCTTTTCACTActtcaatgtttttctttcttttttttttttttttttgagatggagtcttgctctgtcaccaggctggagtgcagtggcacaatctcggcttactgcaacctccacttcccgggttcaagcgattcccttgcctcagcctcctgagtagctgggattacaggtgcccaccaccactcctggctaattttttgtattttagtagagacagggtttcaccatgttggccaggatggtcttgatctcctgacctcatgatccacccgcctcagacacccaaagtgctgggattacaggcgtgagctaccacacccagccttactTCAATATTTTTCTAAGACGTCATTCATATTACAATGGCTAAAAAAAATTAGTAGGTTCAATAGCATATTGAAAGGGGAGGCATTACACACTCCCAATGGCTTTCTGTGTTAAAAATGACAAACCTTTGATTCCATTGTGAAGCAGAATTAGCCTTAGCAAATAACAagtgtttgtatattttaatgtgttttattctGTGGGTGCCacagttttatataaaatatagttcCCAGATAATCAGCAGAAGGTGGTTAATAGCTTTATAGTGAGGAAAATGGAGTGTAGGTAATGGAGCACTGGCTCAAATCTGAGGGGAAAACCCACTTAGGCCAAGATCAACTTACTTGGCTGACCCTGACGATTTGGCCTCTCCAGGACTGGCTTCACAGGTGCACAGCTCTGTAGCTGCACTGGGCCTCACGCTTAGAAGTCCCTGGTGCTTGGCTTAATGTACTGCTGCTgccattttgaaattcttaacCCACATTTCCATTTTGTACTGTGTCCCCCAAGTTCTGAAGCCAGTCCTGCCCTTTTTAGATTCTCATTCTCTGAGTACCTCCAGTGCTGCTGTCTTTTCCTAGACCCTTACACACGTGGCTCTTTCTGTGCCTATAATGCCCTCTCAGGTCATGCCCACTAATACTTCTCAGGTGTGGAAACTCCCTGTTCTTCTTGAGTTGAGAAAGTGGtagcaatttagaaaaaaaaaataactttttattaggAAACTagaggaaaacaaattttaaacagcaaaacaaTGGGCTTCTTAACAATACTATAAAACTTAATCATAGGTTGATTTGACTGGCAGAGCTTAAGGGCCACAGCATCTTAGTTCCCTTATCCATTCCCAGCACACCTGGGAGGAGGTGTGGATACCAGACCAAGGTTCTCGGACTGCTGGCACCAGTAGGGCTGGGGGCACCAATGCCAGAATTGGAATTCTTCATCCCTCCCTCAATTTTCTCTCCAGTTGAGGGACATTCTTGTTGACCCAGGGCCGGGCCACACTTGTGCACAGCAGACCTTTATGAGAGACCTTTATGAGAGAGAGGAAGTCTCCAACATCACCTCCAGCAGTTTCTTATTGGGGTTCCTGGACTGTTTTATCCTGACTTTGCAGCTAAGTTTGTCAGCTGTCCTGGAAGTTTTCCATGCTCCTCCTCTTTAACCCCTTCCTTTTGCTGGCGGATCAGTCTGAGTGTGTACACAGGACACTCTGCCCTCTTTGACACCTGCAATGCTTCGATCTGAGCCTTGGTGCCCTTGGAGCTGGTGTTTTGGAGCAGCCACCACCGTTTTCTAGGCCTCTGTGAGGCGCACACACCAGTTCTGTTCTCTTCCTTTCTGCCGGGTTATTTTTTCCTGTCTGAGGGATGGCTGCAACTTTCAGCTTACTTGTGCCTCATAATTGACTTGCACGTACCAAGGTTAATGAAGGAGAATTGAAACTGACCCAATAGTCCCATAGATCAGTggtccctaacctttttggcaccagagaccggtttcgtggaagacaatctTTCCATGGACAAGGTCGGGAGGGTgctggtttcaggatgaaactgttccacctgagatcattaggcattagcttctcataaggagcgcacagcctagatccctcatatGTGCAGTTTGAAATAGGGTTGGCGatcctatgaaaatctaatgccaccCTGATCTCACAGGAGGCATAGCTCAGGAGGTCATGCGGTAATGCTCGATCACTGGCctctcacttcctgctgtgtggcctggttcctaactgCACAGCAGGGGGTTGGGGACCACCCCGCCCCCTCATAGATCCTTTCTCAGAATTATGtcaatgcttaaaataaaaaacctgGGATCACAAAATGACAATTATATTTACATACAGTTACCAAAAGTTTTTAATAATTGCGATGTGGTAATATATGTGCTTCCTTATATGTTAAAGAACACAGTCTAGCAGTATAAATTCAGAATAGTGATCAGTGATTGATATCTACACAACGTTAACAGataaaaaatctgtaatttcTTTTGTTGATACAAGCACAGAAACTGCTAAGATTTCAGAGGTTTCTTGACTACATGAGTATTTGAAGAAACTGCTAACATTCAGTTagaggttaaagaaaaaaaagatgggtttttttccttctaagtTCCCTAAATTCTCTCCAAAAATCTCTTGGATGTCCGTGGACCCCAAACTAAAGGAACGGTTTCTTAAACTAGAGAAAGTCACCAACAGcgtttttgagaaaaaaatggaagtgatGGCGTGGCTACCAATGAATGTGATAAACCAATAACTAACTCtgcttttgaaatttaatttaccATTTACCTCTGAATATTCTCTGCTTGATCTAAATCTCACCATCTATACTAA is part of the Piliocolobus tephrosceles isolate RC106 chromosome Y, ASM277652v3, whole genome shotgun sequence genome and encodes:
- the TMSB4X gene encoding thymosin beta-4; the protein is MSDKPDMAEIEKFDKSKLKKTETQEKNPLPSKETIEQEKQAGES